The genomic interval TACTAAATAATAAGCATTACATGAGTAAATGAAAAGGACATGTGATTTTATCATACACCTCCTTAAACAAATATCTTGAGAGTGGGGGAAACTTACCAGCAAAACCTAACATGCCCAAGAACCCTAACACAGACAGAGTTAGGATATCTTAATAACTCAGCAACCAAAGCTCAAATAGGGCTCAAACTCTGGTCAAACTGCCCTTAGAAACAGACCAACCAGACCCCAAGATGTGGCTGACATTCACCCAAAATATTTCGGCTTCGACCAGGGTTAAAACCAAGGTTGTAGTCAAAATATCGAACCTTGTATAGGACTGACTAGTAACTCCACCATCATGTGGGCTTATAGAACTGGCCTATTACAATAGAAACCCCAAGAATTGAGTCTAACGATGCACAATCAAGCTAATTTTCATCCTTTGCCTGCATCACACCCTAGGGGTACACCATTATATGGTACATAACTTTAGGAGGGGCAATTGTCCCTCCCccccccaacaccccccccacCCAAGAAAAAACACATGTACAAGTGTTTAATAATTCAAAAATCACCCTCGTTGTCTGCCTGTCCCAGTGGGCCTACCGGCTGCCGGGAACCTGCCCTTCGGTCTGTTGGTTTACCTCTTCGACACCAGCCCTCTATGCCGTTCTCTGTCAGCAACCACTCCGCCGTTGCCCTCAGAAAGGCTAGCGCCCTTTCGCCTTGGAGACCCCATCCGCTAGGCCAACTAATCGCTTGGCCAAGGCCCTCCGTAAGGCCAGCGCTCCTTCATCGTGGCTGCCTCTTCACCAGCGGTGCTCTTTCGTGTTGGCGGCTACGAAATGTTGTGCTGAGATGTTAGGGTTAGGGATTGTGGTTCTCTTCCCAATTCGGACCGATTTTCCCTCAACCTCAGGTTGAGCATCTGGGCCGGCCTTTTGAACTTCTTTGAGGCTATGTGGCCCTATTTGATGCCCTTCTGGGCTTTTGTATCCCATTTGGgtttgtaaatcccctttgggGGCTAtatttcccctcccccttttttataTTGCATTTTTCGAtcgacccaaaaaaaaattttcaaaaatcataaggtcataaataaataaaaagtaacaaaagtaatctaataaaaataaaaccagTACCATATCAGAAATATTTAAGaaccaaaaaaattacaaactaTAAAGTGAGAACCCTAGCTTCAAAATTTCACAATATTTATCAATTATCACTGCTTGACAcaggaataatttttttattttatacaaCTTAATAGAAAAGACCCTTCTCCAAAGGCATTGATTTATATAATTCccattttacccaaaaaaagagtGGCTATTTGTATAGTTCCTACTGTACCTGGAATGCTAACTTGTAGAACTAACTTAAAAATGACTCTATAAAAGGAAAGGGATGAAATAAAAAAGTGGCAATTCATCCATCCCGCACGCACAGTACagatcaaattaaattaaatttaagatTCTGATGTAAAACCCAACCACACACCTACCAACCATAATCTGCAATAACAAAAGAGGGAAGGGTGACATACAAAGAAACAAATTGCATGAGATGAAAATTGAGATCCTAAATATAATGAAATATTAAATACATTATGAAGTATCTTCTACTGCATGGGTGGGAAGGGAGCTATAATACAAACCAGCTGAGTCCTGATTTCTTCTTGTAAACTTTCCATATCAGATTTTAGTTGGTTGACAACTGCTCcctaattaaaaaacaaaaacaaaagatattTTGAGAAAACCAACTAAATTAAACGCACAGATCATTATTCCAATCacacaaaacaaagaaagaaacatttATGCTTCCATGAGATGCACCATAGGCAAAGTAATTTAGGAGAGGAAGAAAGCAAATCCAAGAAGgattaaagagtaaaaaaacaatttaagaaGGATACAAGGCAGAAGCTCCAAATCATGTCTAAACAAGTCATGAACCTCAACAACTAACCATCAAAATAATGTAAATCACAAAAGGAGACCAGATAGGCACCATCGTTTGTCAGTTGTCACTTTCTCTTCTGCAGTTGACTGTACCTGGTAACCCATTGATTTTACCGTTTTCTCTCCTCTACCAAGCCCAAACACTTCCTTGCAGCCATCCAATGATGGAAAAATCATAATTGTCCGAGGTCATCATTCTCCCTCAGCAATTAGAAGATGAGGGAAGATTCTTTCCATCCTCATCAATTAGTTCTGTGGACTATGTGGAGACTCTTGCAATTATTTAATCACACTACATCAGGGAGGCTCATCTCTGGGCCACCAGGATGAACATCTTGCTTCAGTTGATTTCATGGTCAGCCAAGAGGCTCAACACTTTACGAGAAGCTCTGACAGAAACTGGTTAAACTACAATGGGGTTGTATTATTGGATCAGTTTTCCATTCTATTGCTCTTTTAGTATTGTTTCTCATCTAGCATCAATTAGTCTTCGGGTAAACCAGCTTTTGGACGTCTCTGCCAGCATGAATAGTACATAGTGAATGGGTACTCAGTGAAGGGAGATGGCTATTGGATGGGTGAAGTGTCAATTGGATTGATCTTGGAGTGTAATGCCCCAAATTTTGGAACCTTAGAATATATatctttttatgttattttctaaGTCTGCTTAAATTTTTAAACTTAGGCTTTAATTAATGACTTAATGAGTTAGCCTAACGGTTAGTACCTTGACTATCTAGAGGTCCTAGGTGCAAATCTTGTTAGTAGTAAGTAAGGGGGCTTTATTtaaatgatttcttttcttttatttttaaaacattcttttcttttgaattgTTGTGGACCCCACCCCTTTTAGACAAACCATGGGAGTgtgggaaagagaaaaagaaggggaataGAAGAGAACCGTGGGAgtgtaggagaaaaaaaaagagggggcaGAGAAGAGAGATCCGTGGGAGTGtaggggagagaaaagaggaggaaaagagagagagagagagagagagagagagagaggtgagagaGGAGGGATAAAGatagaagggaaagagagagacgtGAGAAAGGAGCGAGAGATAGAAAcgagaagggggagagagttgaGATCGAGGGGGAATAGGAGAAAGGGTGTGggctataaaaaaaaagaaataaataaggaaagaaggaaagaaagcagGATCatgagaaagaaagggagaggatgGGGAATTTGGTGCCTACTTCACTTTTTTTTCTGCTCACTCCAGGTAATGAAGTTTCCTCTTATCTTTAGTTTAAGTTGTTGGCTATGTTGGTTCTTCTTTTGGGACCCAATATGGGTCATATCCTAAGTTTCAGATGTTGGTTTCTTCTTTTGGGACCCAATATGGGACCCAAATCAAATTTTCAGTTAGACTTGTGACCCAATACTCAGGGTTTTTGGGACCCTaattgtttttagggttttgttttagggttagggtttttcttGGGAACCAATCAAACTAGAGATTTGGGGATCTTTATTTGAGACCCATGTGACCCAAATCTAATATTCTTTCTGGAACCCAATACCATACTCATATCAAGGTCTCTGATTCAATTCATAGGGACCAAATATAATATTCTTTATGGGACCCAAATCTTGGGCGAGATAGTAATTAATATAGGGTATTACTAATTTCAGATTGAGACCTCCTGGACACTTGGGACTCAAAGGGGAGGCAACACTTTTGCGAACGGAGGtatttgaattagttttgaaCTAGGAAATTAATGGGAGATGTAATTAATTTCAAGTTGTGATTGATTTGAGCATTCAAAGCTCAGATGGTGGAAGTAGGAGACATGCAGGTTGAGGTAAATGGATTATAGTGGGATTACACCACAGGTGTGTGGTTTAATTGTAAGATGTGATGTTTGGTATACTTGTTTCGTTGATATGTTCTAACTTATACTTATTTTGAATTGTGTTTATGTGTGACATGAGTTTATGGGGGATGATTGATATTTGATGAAAATGACTATTATTGTGTGATGTATATTGATGTTGGTTCTTACGTGGAGATTTAACCTGTATTTTCACATGTTTGTGTTCTTAAATAAAGTGGTTTTATGAACGGTGATTTTGTGAAAGTGTGAAAAGAGAAAGTGTGTGAGGCTAAATAAACTACTCCATACCAGACCAGAGAAGAATGTCTCGTTGAGCCGCGGGACTTATACCACCTGTGCACAGTGGTGTATATTGAGTCACAGAGTGGTGACAACAGTGTGATTGTGTGATTATGTGATCGTGTGATTGTGGTGGTAGCTTATTTCCCTCAGTGCCGGCTAAAGTGTGATAAAAAGGGATATTTTCAAATGATCGTGTTTTATTAAAAGTGTGGTTTGAGAAACTAAAACTGTTTGTTTTAACCGTTGTTTTGGTCTGATTATTTAACCTGTGATGTGCTCTTACTATTTTCCCTTATTGAGCTGTTGAACTTAATCCATTATTTTAACATCATAGACAATTGAGATGAAGGTATGCTCGGAGCGGATTCCAAGGGCGACTCGAAAacttctttatttgttttgtttctattttcttaaagGAGGTGTAGTGATGACTTTTAGAGATAAACTCTAATAATATGGATTTTGCATTTTAACTGAGACATATCTTAGGGTGCCACCAGTAGAAGTACTTAAAATTTATAGCAATAGTTGATTATTTTTGTGGAGACTTGATTTGTTACAAGTTCTAATAGGCTTGATTTTGGTGaatattttggatcatttgatcAATGCCCGCGAGGGCTGTACCCTTACCCGTATCTGGGTTTGGGTCATGACATGGAGGCTTCACCATCTTGTGAGCATATATAACACATAGCCTTAGCTCATGAATGGTTCATTCCAATGGGCCCTAGGTCAACAAATGGCATACCGGTGACTTAGCAAAGAAAGGGGTGGTGCAACCAAGTCTATGGCGGTGATTCGATTCCTCTGTGAGGAGTTCTCTTTGGTGTATTTGTGTCTTATAaattttgttctctttcttCTGCGGTAGAGCTTTGGGCTCCCTACTTTGTACATTATTTTTCTCTACCAATAGAACTTACTTTTCataaaaagggagggggggaagAGGGAGCTCTACGGGAACTTTAGTCGATGCAATAGAATATCTTTTTACTTTCATTTGACTTTCCTTTCACTAATTTTGTTTTGCTCAGATCAATGTAGCCGACCACATTAAATTCGGATtaggttgagtttgttgttgtaataGTATCTCCTCCATCTGAGATCAACTTTACAAATTTTTTAGGCAGTTAGATCTAAGTGTCAACATAGAGAAAAGAACTTTAATTGGAATGAGTTTTATAGACCAGGATCTTATGAAGGCAGGGTCATTCTATTCATTATGTTGATGAAATCCATTTTTGCATATCTTGGTGTATCCATCTGGAGACCAATTATTGAAAGAATGGAAAGAGATTGAAGGTCTGGGAAAGAGGATATCTACCGAATGGCAGACTTCGATACAAAGCACATTGAGGAATTAGTATTAGAACTTTTAAGCCTATGAAATATTTTAGCCAAATGGTAGCAAAGTTAGTATAGAGGAACAGGCTCTATGCAGATCTGTGGCTGCAAGTAAATATTGAAACCAACTTCTCGGCTGGGATTAAAGGTTAAATTTTTTCATGTAATCTACGTATGGAAGAACATTATGAAGAATTTAGATAATTTAATTTCATATTAGTACTCGGAAACCCACCTGCTGGTTATAGCTTTCTGTGAGAGAAGAATTTTCAGCGGCCAATGACTCTGCTAAAGTTTGTGAACCATCAAGCGCTCGCTGCAAAGAGAACTTTTGTTGTGTCAAATCTTCAATATGctgcaaagaaaagagaaatgaaataAGAAACATCACATGGAAAGAAATCCGCTACCATCAAATCTGAGGAAAAACAAGGGAGAAAGATAGATTCTTGCGGTAATATGAGTATGTAGTTATGTTCAACAGATGTAACAGGTCATTTTCTCTTCTTGGGAAAATATTCTCTCAAGTCATGCTTGCCACAGACATAAACAAGCAGAACCGACTTGACATAGAAACTGTTGGACTTTGAATGCATAAGAAAGATAACAAGCAAGCAGAACTGATATGACGTAAAAATTTATGACTTTTGCTCTCCCAATAGAAGtatggaagagcttaggaatcTATAGtttatcttggctaaccaagctatttaacaagattatgagcacacaaaaaaatttcaaatgaatGGAGAAGCAATTTGGtcccaatttacaaaaataagaTATTCAAAACTGcatatagaggcataaaactaatgagtcatacgaTGAagttatgggagaaggttattgaaaccCACCTGAGAAACGAATCTACTATTACAgaaaaccaatttggttttatgctaggaAGATTCACAATGGAAGCTATTTTCTTACTAAGGAGGCTCATATAAAGAGGGcaaaaaggatctccatatgtTCTTTATTGACCTATAAAAAGCCTACAACAAAGTCCCTAGAGAGTTGATCTAGCATAGGAatgtgcagaatgttgggcaactAAGAAGCATCATATGGATAAAATAAGTGtaacaaagatgtggatgttgagatggatgtgtggaaaaactaggaagaaTAAATTAAGGAACAACCATATCAAAGGCAAATTGGGAGTAgctctgatacatgataagctacaagaaaattgtttgaggtggcatgatcATGTTCAATAGAGGCTCTGAGATGCTCTAATATAGAGGAGTGAGCTGATACAGATTAAAGGATCTAAACGAAGTAGGGGGCAAACTAAAATAACCCTAGGAGAAGTGTtgaggaaagatatgcatagcttaggcctcaTATCATGTACGACTTCGAAGAGAGCTGATTGGATAGCaaggattcatgtagctgaccccatttagttgggataaggctttgttattgttgttgttgctctctctctctctctctctctctctctctctcttcacacaAGTACACTAAATGCTGCATTAAAtgactttcaattttttgaaaatccatttttacccttgcattaaataacttttggaaATAAGACtagaggcaattaaaataaggttacaacttGTTAGTTAACGAGTATCAAAAATATGAACATAATAGGCACTTGCGTTCAACAATTCCGAAACTTAAAAAGGATTCTAACAATGAGAATATATTCTAACAAaccatatatataatataatgtgAACAAGGAGGGAGAGGAAAAATTTGAACCTGCTCTAAACCTGTGAAGTCTTCATTGTGCTTCAATGAACCGAATTCAGGCTTCTTCTTAATGCTATTTTCCTCTGCATTCTGCCTTAGTGATTCACCCTCGTTACTGACAGGAACTGAATAATTCACTGCAGGTACTTCATATCCCCCGTGGAGATTTTGAGTTCCTGACTTAGCAATAGGTCCCATGGTTTCAGATTCTGTATATTGCTGGTGAGAAGTAAATGATGGCAGACCCTCTACACTGTGAACTTTTGAACTTTTAGACATAAATGGCGCAGCTTTTCCTGATTCAGTTGTTGGGAAGTGAGAAACAGAAGAGGCTCGGGACACATTAAGAGAGTCAAGGAAGGATGGACGAGATTGCTGACTGCCAGCTTCAGGTAAGGCTGAATAAGGTGAAACATGGTTGGAAGAACTTCTGGTATCTAAACCATAAGCCGTAGAAAGGGACTCTGATTGCCACGGTGTATTGTTCATACTTTTGCGATGATCATTAAAGCTTCTAAGCATTGCCTCTCCCATCTTTGAAGGTATGTTAAAATCCACACTATCATTCATGGATTGTTTAACTTCGGTAGCAGACTCTATTGCATTGGTCGTTGAATGTATGGAATCTAAAATGCAACCCAAAACCATAGAGaagtttttaatatttttaaatacatttataaggaaaatagaaaataaaaaacaaatatgaAGGGTGCAGAAAATTAGAACATGACTCAAATGATTATAATCAAAACTCCATGATACAGTCTTACCTTCATATATGGTGGATATATTTCCACTGCCTAATTTGGTGGCAAAACCCACCATGTCACTTTTTGCATGAACTCTAACTGAATTCCCAGGTTGTGTCATACTGGAATCTTTTATTATAAATTCCATTGATCCATGAAGACCTGAACCATCATAGTACTTAGAGCCCTGATCTTTTCCAGCGGAAAATGCTTCATAATTATTGGCTGAAACAGAAGGCTCATCATGTGTACCATTAGATGAACCAAGATAAGCTTGGGTATCACCTGCCGAGACAAACCCAGACAATTCGGTGCCAGAAACACTCTCTCTTTCAGATGTGACAGCACCATCTGAATTTGTAAGTCTTGTAAGTTCACTTTCGTGTGGCTGTATATCATGTTGACCAAGATCTTTAGATTGTTGTTGCCCAGTAGGTGCAGGCTTCTTAGCACGCACTTCTGCCCTTTTCTTGCGAAACTCCTCCAGCTGAAAAAATTAACCAAACAAAGTTATAGAAACAAATACCTCTAGCTAATGCCAAGTAGGAGAAAAGGAACTACCCATACCCACGACTTTTAATGTACACTAACTCAAGCAAGCGAGTTGAGCCAAGACCCAATCAAAGTGAACCAGAGGTATATAAAGCTTCTTAAATTTTCATCAACAATAGAgtttaagaaaataaaggaaatgcatgccatatatttcatcatatcttctctctttttcaagGTGTACAGAATCAGTATTGGGTTTCGTATCGAGAGGATTATTTTAAGAAATGTATCGTATCGCATCAGAGAAACACAAGATACGCATGGAACACTTGAAAAACGTATAGATATGTTTAGGATACATACAAAAtacttttttaaaacataaCACACCTTAAATAATCAGTAATTTAGTCCAACCATAGGACGTTCGATGGTTAGACCCAATATTCGCCACGTTACAGATGAATTAGAGCCCAAGTTTCTGTATTATGTTTACGGAATTGATGCATTTTCTGACTATTCGATTTGGAGTGCATACAGAGTTTACATACACTGTCACACATGGGATCATCCATGTTGACgggaaaaaaacaagagagagagagagagagagagagactgataGGCAATCTAAATGACTTCATTTTGGCTTGAAGAGAAATGTCATCCCAAAGGCTTAAGGAATTTTTAGTCATTTTTCAAATGTTTTGTAACTAAAGCTAATTCAGATGACTATATGCCATGGCCTTTGAAGTATAAGAATGGACACTATAGATTGGCtctattgttgattttttacaaaATGAACTGTTCCTTGCATGCATTAGGGTTTtcacaacaaaacaaaaacaagagttTAGCAGTACCACTCAGTACCACAAGCGCAGCACCTCCAAACAATAAAGCAGTTGCTAACACATCTTCCAACAGTCGAAAGGGCTCCCTTAACCAACGCTTGAATGACGGCTCAAGTAGTGGAACCAAACTCTGACAAACTGGgttcaaaacccaaatcccatAGAGAATAAGATAAtggaggggagagagggagagagggagagagtatCAAAATTGTAGGACTGTAAGGGGCATCCAATGATTTTAGCATGCCCTCCCATCCTCCCCTAGCTGCTTATTTATAAAAATTGAACCCTAAACTGTTAAAGAGCCCACATGCCAAGTAATGGGATCATACTAGGTGATCCTACCTAGGTTGCTTGATATGAGTCTGACTCAACTTTATTAAATACAATTTACTTATGAACGCAACTCAATGGAAGTAAACTACTTATTAGTACACTCTAGGACGGATATAACTTAAAACCCATTTTAAGTGATAGAATTAATAATATTTCAATCGTCCAGTTAAAACAATATCACATGACGGACTATAGGCAAGGAATAAATCATTGTCATAACTCATAAACCCTAGTCCGTCAACAACTTTGTCAGAGAATCTCAACCACCAATTGGACACTAAtagcttttctttcttttcttttctttttttttttttttttaaatacaaatataagatataataatattttaaaagatTTTACAAACTATTTACAAAATTGCCCCCAAGCTCGGGATTTGGTCCATTCAAAGTCAAGTATCTCTCTCAAGATATTCACCCTTTTCAGAAAGTAGATTCCATGTTGAGTGTCTCTTCTTCCATTGACATGCAAACATTGAGAATCCAACACACAAAAATCCCTGGGATTTGGCTCGTCTccaattcttctttctcctatGCTTTACCAATTCCTTATCGGCACCATACATGTGTCCCATTTTGATCCAATGGCTATGGATCAAACCACTTTGTCTCCCAAAACCACAGATCGATAAGGGGCAGGGAATCTCTCCCAAGGCAGCTCGCATTCGATCGAGGGTTTTAGCAGCTGAGTTTCGAGGAGTAAAGTCAACATTGCGGCAGACAAGAGGGGGCTCGTTCAAATCGATGGAGAGACCACACCTCACCGTCCCACagaaaggaggaggaagatgagcgGAGGCCGGTTTAGGAGGTGGTGGTTGATGAATAGGGGCAGATACAGATACATCTCTGGGAAAAGGTCTTCTTCATGGGAGTTCATCTCCCTGAGAAGGCGAGTTTGGAAGAGTTCTCCGAGAACGAAACCAGCAGCACGAGAAGAGCAAGAGGAGGTGGAACAAGGAGAAGTAGGCCAGCGATGATGATCAGAAGAGGGGAGGTTGAGGACAAAGGAGAAGGCAGTGAGTGGAGGAGGGAAATTGGTCTTAGCCTTGGCACCCCTGAGTGATCTTGCAGCAGTATCGTAGGCAAGAGCAGCTTCCTCTGGAGTAACAAAACTGAAGAGCCAAACCCTATTTTTCTTCCATGGATCCCTGATTTCAGCAGTGTACCTTCCCATGGCCTCTTCCGAACTCTCTATAGTGCCCCTCGCAAGATGAATCCATTGATGAGCACAGATGAGAAACACAACTACGACTGTTTCTACTATGGAAGTAAAATgtaacaagagagagagagagagagagagagagagagagagagagagaggtggtagAAGCCtataagggaagagaagagaaaagtgaaCCCCTCCACACCCATGACCCAGCACCACCactgacaacaacaacaaaacataatttcttcttaaaagaaagaaatgaggatcccaggaaaaaaaattcgaaaattttaagaaatttcTGTTGAAATGGTGACACCGATGCCACACCCTCTCCTAGCAGCTATACCGCCTTTAACATCATTGGCGACCTCGTTGCCCTCATCGACCTTCTTGGCCAAGATCAGGTGACGATTTCCATCCTCTTTGGCCGAAATTTGAAACCATGCTTGGTGGTGCAGCTAGTATCTCATTTTCCCTTCCATAGACCAAATCTCCcttcccttcctcctcttccttcttccttcttccttcttccttcttccttcttcctttcttctttgttcAGGTTTGCAGGTCAATCTTTTGCATTAGCACAAGTGTTATTTGGGGAAAAAAGGGGGTTTGATACACAGCCGTTATATTAGAATAGGACACATGTCACATGCAGATAGAGAATTGGTAAAAAATTGGTGGATGAAGAATTGGAGATGAGCCAAATATCCCTGATGTATAGTCAATGGAGGCATCAACCTTTAGTACCAACAAAATGTACAAAGTCTAACTGAAACAATAAGGACCTCTCAGGTCTAGGGACTAACTTAATTATCACATAGTCTTGTTCCAGAGTAGTTGACAGTAATCCATATAAGACGTTCTAGTATAGTTGACAGTAATCCATGTAAGACTCGCACAATGAGCAAGTTTAATGCACATACAAAATGAATACtcatattttatgttttttaagTCGCTTATTTTCCTAAAATATACAATGTGACAGCCATATGAAAACAGAATGTACAGTTCCATCCCTTGTTGCTGCGAACAATTTTAAGGTCTAACCTTAGGACAGACAATCGCCcttctaataaaataatgcaaatcgAATTAATTTAAATACTATAAattgggtttgatggacacataAATCCAACAAACTAGTCTTGCATAATGGAGGTAGCAACTTTCTTCCATCTTTCCTGCCTCTAAATCAATATACTTCATATGATACTATTAGCTTCACAAGGAGTTTTGGAAACCATTAAGGATGTGTCAAATACTGATAAATATttagttttgtttattttacCTCTTGTATCTCTCAAAGAGATCCTTTCTTCCGGTGTCAaaagatttcacaagatcatgGCAACAATACTCAAACAGAACCAAAACACACAGATCAAGCGCCaaattcttctatttcttccaaTTTGAGAACTTGGGAAAGCAAACGTCGATCAATTAAATCCCTCCTCCAACACAAGGCCCaggttctaaaaaaaaaattggaagctCAAATAAGCAAAGTAGAACAATATCATACCCGGCGTTTCCCAGCTTCAAGATGCCCTTTACGTGAAGAATCTCCTGAATTGGGCAGCACCTGCGCTGAAGCCATCCAGGAATACTCAAACCGCGTTCAATTTCCCGATCAGATTTGTCAACATAAAGAATTTCTTCCTCCGAAAATCACAGAAACCAATCACAACAACCAAAACCCCAATCCAGTAACGCGAACGCCTCAAGATTCGAGCCgaaagaatttaaaataaagtTCGACAAAATCAATTACTGGAACAAGCAATGAATCCTCTGATGTCATCAACAGCTACATTCCATTCACCGTCACCTTCCAAATCCTccgaaaaaaattcaaaaaaatgaaaatccgaTCTGCGGGAAGGAGATCTATTTTTTGCtattttgaatttaatttaGATTTCTTATTCTCTCGAATGCGAAACACGTTTATTCGCCGGTAACCGGTTTTACGCGACGTTGTTCCCTTCATTCTGGAACATCCAATTGAAAGGTGACAAATGGCTATTAGGTCTGGGATATACGTCCGACTCGACGGTAGATCTTGCGGTTGGGTTGTTGTGCTGTACCTTTTGATCAGCCGACTGCTGAGGTAAAAGCGTGCTCAAAATTAGGacccgtttggtattgttctaaaaaaacatttctatcgttttttggttctattggaacgaaaaaacgtaAAAATCTGTTTGGCAATCACATGttgtgtttcagtttttttaaaccaaaaattggaaaaaaaaaaacgatttgaaAGAGGAAAGACGGAATGACAAAAGCCCGTTCCGTTCGACAGTTTCGTTCCAAAggtgttaaaaaaagaaaaagttggaACTTTCGTTCCCGAGAAAGCAAAGCAACGTAGAGAAAGGACTTCAGCGATTTCTTCTTCCTGGTGCTctgttctccttcttcttctcttctaacctctttcttctttcttctcttctatacCTCTTCACTTTCGTATGTGTCCAACGATAGTCGCAGAGTATAGGTAAAGGGTTTTTGAACCATCGATGATGGATTCTAGATTCCAACGATAGAGATCGAGTTTAGAGCCAGATTCCGGCAATAGAGTTGTGAAATTGCCAGTGCAGGTAAGTCGCTTGGTTGTTTGTTCTTCTTGTCTTctaacctctttcttcttcttctcttctaacatcttttcttttgtcttcttctaCTGCAATTACAGAGCACAGAGCAGGTGAAGGGGCcaatttttttggggtttttttgaCCACCGACTAGGGATTCCAGATTCCAGCGTTTAGAGCTTCATATTTTGTAAGTGAAATTTGTTCTTAACccta from Macadamia integrifolia cultivar HAES 741 unplaced genomic scaffold, SCU_Mint_v3 scaffold_219A, whole genome shotgun sequence carries:
- the LOC122071418 gene encoding protein BLISTER-like isoform X1; protein product: MASAQVLPNSGDSSRKGHLEAGKRRLEEFRKKRAEVRAKKPAPTGQQQSKDLGQHDIQPHESELTRLTNSDGAVTSERESVSGTELSGFVSAGDTQAYLGSSNGTHDEPSVSANNYEAFSAGKDQGSKYYDGSGLHGSMEFIIKDSSMTQPGNSVRVHAKSDMVGFATKLGSGNISTIYEDSIHSTTNAIESATEVKQSMNDSVDFNIPSKMGEAMLRSFNDHRKSMNNTPWQSESLSTAYGLDTRSSSNHVSPYSALPEAGSQQSRPSFLDSLNVSRASSVSHFPTTESGKAAPFMSKSSKVHSVEGLPSFTSHQQYTESETMGPIAKSGTQNLHGGYEVPAVNYSVPVSNEGESLRQNAEENSIKKKPEFGSLKHNEDFTGLEQHIEDLTQQKFSLQRALDGSQTLAESLAAENSSLTESYNQQGAVVNQLKSDMESLQEEIRTQLLELESVKMDYANAQLECNAADERAQILASEVIGLEEKALRLRSNELKLEKQLDNSNAEITSYKKKVSSLEKERQDLQSTIDALREEKKLLQSMLRKASTGKPVDVSKSATTTKDVSTSTMDIEDDVYASVTGENSCSDTSTFNLEMQDTASIPLSRTSTSPLVPENIQFHPSAVSASIPPDQLRMIDNINSLISELALEKDELMQALAVESSQSSKLKDLNEELSRKLEVQTQRLELLTTRRMVSENIPTRQADTRTMTDSTVYADEGDEVVERVLGWIMKLFPGGPSKRRTSKLL
- the LOC122071418 gene encoding protein BLISTER-like isoform X2, with the translated sequence MASAQVLPNSGDSSRKGHLEAGKRRLEEFRKKRAEVRAKKPAPTGQQQSKDLGQHDIQPHESELTRLTNSDGAVTSERESVSGTELSGFVSAGDTQAYLGSSNGTHDEPSVSANNYEAFSAGKDQGSKYYDGSGLHGSMEFIIKDSSMTQPGNSVRVHAKSDMVGFATKLGSGNISTIYEDSIHSTTNAIESATEVKQSMNDSVDFNIPSKMGEAMLRSFNDHRKSMNNTPWQSESLSTAYGLDTRSSSNHVSPYSALPEAGSQQSRPSFLDSLNVSRASSVSHFPTTESGKAAPFMSKSSKVHSVEGLPSFTSHQQYTESETMGPIAKSGTQNLHGGYEVPAVNYSVPVSNEGESLRQNAEENSIKKKPEFGSLKHNEDFTGLEQHIEDLTQQKFSLQRALDGSQTLAESLAAENSSLTESYNQQGAVVNQLKSDMESLQEEIRTQLLELESVKMDYANAQLECNAADERAQILASEVIGLEEKALRLRSNELKLEKQLDNSNAEITSYKKKVSSLEKERQDLQSTIDALREEKKLLQSMLRKASTGKPVDVSKSATTTKDVSTSTMDIDDVYASVTGENSCSDTSTFNLEMQDTASIPLSRTSTSPLVPENIQFHPSAVSASIPPDQLRMIDNINSLISELALEKDELMQALAVESSQSSKLKDLNEELSRKLEVQTQRLELLTTRRMVSENIPTRQADTRTMTDSTVYADEGDEVVERVLGWIMKLFPGGPSKRRTSKLL